The segment GCTGCAGCCATTGCAGCGCAAAGCTGGAGGCCAACAGTCCTGCCCCCGTGAGCTCCTGGGGCAGTCCTTGGTTCAGATCCCACAGGCGCTGGTGGGCTGGTAGCGGGGGCTGCTCCTGCTCCAGGAGCGCTGCGCAGGCGTCAAGCCGCAGCAAGGGCGCATCCTTGAGTTGGTGTTCCAGGGCGCGGCTCAAGAGGCCGCTGCCGGCGCCCAGATCGGCCCGGGGCCCCGGGGGCAGTGCTGCCGCCAGGGGCCGGGCTAGTCGGGCCAGCCGATTGGCCACAGCTGTCTGAAGAGTGGCGCTGCGCTGGTAGCTGCTGGCGCCGCGGCTGAAGCAGCGCTCCACCTGAGCGCTGAAGCGGAGCTCAAGGTTGCCCATCGGCAATCCACCCCAGTACCCGCTCCGGCAGCTCTGGATCCAGCAGGCAATGGCCAGCAGGCTCCAGGCTCCATAGCTCCGCCTGCGGCAGCAGCGCCCGCAGGGCGGCGCGGCTGCTGGGCTGCACGATGCGATCGTCGGCAGCTTCCACAATCAACGCCCGGGCTGCGGTGGGATATCCCATTGGCAGACCAGCGGTCAGCTCCAGCAGCTGCAGATCCTCCAGCAGCCGCTGTTGGCCGAGGGCAGTGATCCCCTGCTCCAACGGGCCCATCGGCAGGGCGGAGGGCGGCTGAGGTGCAGCAGCTTCCCGGAAGAAATCGCGCAGCAGGGCCGTGGTGTCGCCCGCCGCGAGGCGTTGGCCCATGACCTGAAGGGCGGCACGGGTGCTGCGCCCGGCCCGGCCCTCGGGCACGAAGGCTGCAAAGCTGGCCAGCCACACGGCGCAGGTGGCCTGCTCCCACACCTGGGGCGGCAGCAGGTGGGGCCCCAGCGAATGGCCGACCACCACCCGCTCCTCAGCCTGGGGCATCCAGCTCGGTTGCTGAGGCGTGAGCTGGCCGTAGCCCCGCTCCGTGGCGCTGAAGGCCCAGCCCCGCGCGGCGGCCCCCTCGGCCCACGGCTGCCAGGCGCGGCTGTCGCCCGCCCAGCCATGGGCCGCGATCAGCTGGGTGGTGGGGGTTGCTGTGCTCATGGTGTGCCCAGGGCCTTGAGCAGCCGCTCCAGGCTGCCGGAGGGAAGGTCGTGGCGCAGCACCAGTCGCAGCCTCGCTGTGCCCGCTGGCACGGTGGGGGGGCGAATCGCCACGCTGAGTAGGCCGGCTTGCTCCAGCTGCTGCTGCAGGGCGAGGGCGCGGCTGTTATCGCCCACGAGCAGGGGCAGGATCGGGCCGCAGCCTGGTGGCCTGGGCCAGCCGGCCGCCTCCAGGCGATCGCGCCAGCGCTCAGCCCGTTCGAGGAGTTGGCTGGCCCGTTCGGGCTGCTGCTGCATGTGCGTGAGCGCCGCCGCTGCCGCCGCCGCCAGGGGTGGGGCCAGAGCGGTTGTGTAGCGGTAGGGCCCGGAGTGCTGCAGCAGCCATTCCCCCACCAGGGCATCGCCCGCCAGAAAGGCGCCGCCGCTGCCGAAGGCTTTGCCGAAGGTGCCGCTGATCAGGCTGACGCCGCTGCATCCGTGGCCGAGGCCGCGGCCACCGGGGCCCAGCACTCCCAGGGCGTGGGCTTCATCGAGGAGCAGGGCAGCGCCGTAGTGCTCGCACAAGGCACTCAGGCCTGCCATCTCAGGCGAGGTGCCCTCCATCGAGAACAGGCTCTCGCTGATCACCAGCAATCGCCGCTGGGGCTGATCAGCCCGCGCCTGCTGCAGGCGGCACTCGAGATCAGACAGCTGGTTGTGGGCAAAGCGCTGCAGCCGCGCGCCGCTGGCGCGAATGCCCACCAGCAGCGAGTGATGAATCAGTCGATCGGCCAGCACCAGCGTGTGGCGATCGGCCAGGGCCAACACCGCCGCCAGGTTGGCCTGAAAACCGCTGGGAAACAGCAGCACCCGCTCGCGTCCCAACCAGGCCGCCAATGCTGCTTCCAACTGGTCATGCCCGCCGCGCCCGCCGCTCACCAGCCGTGAGGCCCCGGCGCCCACGCCCTCGCGCTGCATCGCTTGGCCAGCGGCCTTCAGCAGGGCGGGGTGCGACGCCAGCCCCAGGTAGTCGTTGCTGGCTAGATCCAGCAGCGGCTGGCTGCCGGGGGCTGTGCTCTGCAGGCCAGCGGTTCCGGCTGGCTCCCAGCTGCGCGGTTGGCGGCGCCGGTCGGCGGGCAGCTGATCCAGGGCTTCCGCCAGGGGCGCACGCCATGAAAGGTCGGAGCCAGTTGCATGAGCCTGGACCAAGCCCGTTGCTGCGCTGGGGTGTGCCCTCAGTCTGCCCGCTGAACGGGTGCCCATAGGATCTGCTAATGGCAAGCAGCACCCAGGCCTCCGACGCCGCGTCGCTCCCCGGCGCCGCATCCGGATTGGTGCCGCCGCTGGGGCAGCTCTTCCCCTTCCCGCTCGACGGCTTCCAGCTGGAAGCGATCGATGCGCTGAACCAGGGCCATTCGGTGGTGGTGAGCGCACCCACCGGCTCGGGCAAAACCCTGGTGGGTGAATACGCGATTCATCGCGCCCTGGCCCATGGGCGCAAGGTGTTTTACACAACGCCGCTCAAGGCCCTCTCCAACCAGAAACTGCGCGATTTCCGCGAGCAGTTCGGTGCCGAGCGGGTGGGCTTGATGACGGGCGATCTCACGGTGAACCGTGAGGCCTCGATCGTGGTGATGACCACCGAGATCTTCCGCAACATGCTCTATGCGGAGGCTGATCAAGGCGACGACCCGCTCGAGGATGTGGAGGCGGTGGTGCTCGATGAGTGCCACTACATGAACGACTCCCAGCGGGGCACCGTGTGGGAGGAATCGATCATTCACTGCCCGCCGGTGGTGCAGCTGGTGGCCCTCTCGGCCACGGTGGCCAACGCTGGTCAGCTCACCGACTGGATTGAGCGGGTGCACGGCCCCACCACCCTGGTGATGAGCGATTACCGGCCGGTGCCGTTGCAGTTCAGCTTCTGCAGCGCCAAAGGATTGCATCCGCTGCTCAACGACGAGGGCACGGGCCTGCACCCCAACTGCAAGGTGTGGCGCGCGCCCAAGGGCAGCAAGCGCAAGGGTCCGAAAACGCCGAAGCCGCCCCAGCCGGAGGCGCCGCCGCTGAGCTTTGTGGTGGCCCAGATGGCCGAGCGGGAGATGCTTCCGGCCATCTATTTCATCTTCAGCCGCCGCGGCTGCGACAAGGCCGTGCGCGATCTGGGCAAGGTGTGCCTGGTGACGCCCGAAGAGCAGGCCCGCATCCGGGCGCGGCTGGATGCGTTTGTGGTGGCCACTCCAGAGGCCGTGCGCGATGGCGGCCACGACGAGGCCCTGCTGCGGGGCATCGCTGCCCACCACGCCGGGGTGCTGCCCGCCTGGAAGGAGCTGATCGAAGAACTGTTCCAGCAGGGGCTGGTGAAGGTGGTGTTCGCCACCGAAACCCTGGCGGCGGGTATCAACATGCCAGCCCGCAGCACGGTGATTTCAGCGCTGTCGAAGCGCACCGAGCGGGGCCACCGCCCGCTGATGGGCAGTGAGTTTCTGCAGATGGCCGGCCGCGCCGGCCGCCGCGGCCTCGACAACCAGGGGTATGTGGTGACGGTGCAGAGCCGTTTCGAGGGGGTGCGTGAGGCGGGTCAGCTGGCCACGGCTCCTGCTGATCCCTTGGTGAGCCAGTTCACCCCCAGCTACGGCATGGTGCTCAACCTGCTGCAGCGCTACGACCTCAACAAAGCCCGCGAGCTGGTGGAGCGCAGCTTTGGCCGCTATCTCGCCACGCTGGATCTCACGGAGGACGAAGCCCGCATCGCCGAGCTGCGCGAGCAACTGAGCCATCTGAGCGATCAGGCGGTGGAGGTGGCCTGGGACGACTTCGAGGACTACGAGAAGCAGCGCGGTCGCCTGCGGGAGGAGCGGCGCCTGCTGCGCATCCTGCAGCAACAGGCTGAGGAAACCCTCGCCCATGAGCTCACCCTGGCGCTGCGCTTCGCCAGTGAGGGCGCCCTGGTGAGTCTGAAGGCCCCGGTGCTGCGGGGGCGGGTGACGCCGGCGGTGATTGTGGAGAAGGTGGAGGGG is part of the Synechococcus sp. HK05 genome and harbors:
- a CDS encoding alpha/beta fold hydrolase → MSTATPTTQLIAAHGWAGDSRAWQPWAEGAAARGWAFSATERGYGQLTPQQPSWMPQAEERVVVGHSLGPHLLPPQVWEQATCAVWLASFAAFVPEGRAGRSTRAALQVMGQRLAAGDTTALLRDFFREAAAPQPPSALPMGPLEQGITALGQQRLLEDLQLLELTAGLPMGYPTAARALIVEAADDRIVQPSSRAALRALLPQAELWSLEPAGHCLLDPELPERVLGWIADGQP
- a CDS encoding aminotransferase class I/II-fold pyridoxal phosphate-dependent enzyme, which gives rise to MGTRSAGRLRAHPSAATGLVQAHATGSDLSWRAPLAEALDQLPADRRRQPRSWEPAGTAGLQSTAPGSQPLLDLASNDYLGLASHPALLKAAGQAMQREGVGAGASRLVSGGRGGHDQLEAALAAWLGRERVLLFPSGFQANLAAVLALADRHTLVLADRLIHHSLLVGIRASGARLQRFAHNQLSDLECRLQQARADQPQRRLLVISESLFSMEGTSPEMAGLSALCEHYGAALLLDEAHALGVLGPGGRGLGHGCSGVSLISGTFGKAFGSGGAFLAGDALVGEWLLQHSGPYRYTTALAPPLAAAAAAALTHMQQQPERASQLLERAERWRDRLEAAGWPRPPGCGPILPLLVGDNSRALALQQQLEQAGLLSVAIRPPTVPAGTARLRLVLRHDLPSGSLERLLKALGTP
- a CDS encoding RNA helicase, which produces MASSTQASDAASLPGAASGLVPPLGQLFPFPLDGFQLEAIDALNQGHSVVVSAPTGSGKTLVGEYAIHRALAHGRKVFYTTPLKALSNQKLRDFREQFGAERVGLMTGDLTVNREASIVVMTTEIFRNMLYAEADQGDDPLEDVEAVVLDECHYMNDSQRGTVWEESIIHCPPVVQLVALSATVANAGQLTDWIERVHGPTTLVMSDYRPVPLQFSFCSAKGLHPLLNDEGTGLHPNCKVWRAPKGSKRKGPKTPKPPQPEAPPLSFVVAQMAEREMLPAIYFIFSRRGCDKAVRDLGKVCLVTPEEQARIRARLDAFVVATPEAVRDGGHDEALLRGIAAHHAGVLPAWKELIEELFQQGLVKVVFATETLAAGINMPARSTVISALSKRTERGHRPLMGSEFLQMAGRAGRRGLDNQGYVVTVQSRFEGVREAGQLATAPADPLVSQFTPSYGMVLNLLQRYDLNKARELVERSFGRYLATLDLTEDEARIAELREQLSHLSDQAVEVAWDDFEDYEKQRGRLREERRLLRILQQQAEETLAHELTLALRFASEGALVSLKAPVLRGRVTPAVIVEKVEGPGQFPLLLCLTDENVWLLVPCTAVVSLHAELSCLQVKEIAAPELHRAGELRHGDQSSGGLALAVAHMARRHDMTTPQYDLAGEVQAQAHLVRELELALELHPAHRAGDRKKLRKQRFRIEELEAEIEERQRILHFRANRHWDTFLALIEILRFFGCLAGEEGLEPTEIGRTVGALRGDNELWLGLALMSGHLDELEPADLAAVFEAISTEVNRPDLWSGFPPSPASEEALHDLRGIRRELQRQQERASVVMPLWFEPELMGLVHAWAKGVSWNDLIANTSLDEGDVVRIMRRTVDLLAQVPYCEAISQQLRDNARAALKAINRFPVCEPLDLLAGGAGLNPATERSAG